One genomic region from Oncorhynchus clarkii lewisi isolate Uvic-CL-2024 chromosome 21, UVic_Ocla_1.0, whole genome shotgun sequence encodes:
- the LOC139378752 gene encoding lamina-associated polypeptide 2, isoforms beta/gamma-like isoform X4, whose amino-acid sequence MPEYLEDPSVLTKDKLKSELLANNVALPTGDQRKDVYVRLYLKNLTVQNNKILSTDAFSSDEELLVPVVSNKSRSGRKATRKTDKPRTEDLDVTELTSEGLKDELLKYGIHVGPIVASTRKLYERRLQKLLDQGPPETVALPVVITQVDSNHNGNSDSDRYSDKEEEVTTEPEPVPVPVVERPVRSRGKTPVTTRTRSSQHNRVEKIAAGEQTPNRVDEKDILKEMFPYETNTPTGINATCRRPIRGAAGRPLKSGDLWTDETLLRSSHSSYTESRTATVHRVPTLPPSTRLLTSVAPPAGKAIAPPHGLPVWLKLLLLGIVAGFIFFIYQTMETNAMAPFGGSSDSMQTSGSEVRK is encoded by the exons ATGCCGGAATATCTGGAGGACCCGTCTGTTCTTACCAAAGATAAACTCAAGAGCGAGCTTTTGGCCAACAATGTTGCTCTCCCAACCGGGGACCAGCGAAAGGACGTTTATGTGCGTCTGTATCTGAAAAACTTGACCGTGCAGAACAACAAGATCCTATCTACAGACGCCTTCTCCAGCGACGAGGAGTTGCTTGTCCCGGTAGTGTCAAACAAAAGTCGCTCGGGCAGG AAAGCCACGAGGAAAACAGACAAGCCTCGGACAGAGGACCTGGATGTGACTGAGCTGACCAGTGAGGGCCTGAAGGATGAGTTGCTCAAGTATGGAATCCACGTAGGACCCATTGTGG CCTCAACCCGTAAGCTGTATGAGAGAAGGCTCCAGAAGCTGTTGGACCAGGGTCCTCCTGAGACCGTGGCTTTACCGGTGGTCATCACTCAGGTCGACAGCAACCACAACGGCAACTCTGACTCAGACCGCTACAGCGACAAGGAAGAAG AGGTGACTACAGAACCAGAGCCTGTCCCAGTCCCCGTGGTGGAGAGACCTGTCAGAAGCAGAGGGAAGACCCCAGTCACCACCAGGACCCGCAGCAGCCAGCACAACCGG GTGGAGAAGATAGCAGCTGGTGAGCAGACACCCAACAGGGTGGATGAGAAGGATATTCTGAAGGAGATGTTCCCCTACGAGACCAACACTCCAACAGGAATCAA CGCCACCTGTCGACGTCCCATCCGAGGGGCAGCCGGCAGGCCCCTAAAGTCTGGTGACCTGTGGACAGATGAGACCCTCCTGCGCTCCTCTCACTCTTCCTACACAGAGAGCCGCACCGCCACCGTCCACAGAGTCCCCACCCTGCCCCCCTCTACCAGGCTGTTAACGTCAGTGGCACCCCCTGCTGGAAAGGCCATAGCACCACCCCATGGCCTGCCTGTCTGGCTGAAGCTGCTGCTCCTCGGCATTGTAGCTGGCTTCATATTCTTCATCTACCAGACCATGGAGACCAACGCTATGGCCCCCTTCGGAGGGTCCTCAGATTCCATGCAGACCAGTGGCAGTGAGGTCCGCAAGTGA
- the LOC139378752 gene encoding lamina-associated polypeptide 2, isoforms beta/gamma-like isoform X3, translating into MPEYLEDPSVLTKDKLKSELLANNVALPTGDQRKDVYVRLYLKNLTVQNNKILSTDAFSSDEELLVPVVSNKSRSGRKATRKTDKPRTEDLDVTELTSEGLKDELLKYGIHVGPIVASTRKLYERRLQKLLDQGPPETVALPVVITQVDSNHNGNSDSDRYSDKEEEVTTEPEPVPVPVVERPVRSRGKTPVTTRTRSSQHNRDQRKSKNDLEPKWKQQKNTPFLSSVTPVRGQDSVSSSISKEPWVEKIAAGEQTPNRVDEKDILKEMFPYETNTPTGINATCRRPIRGAAGRPLKSGDLWTDETLLRSSHSSYTESRTATVHRVPTLPPSTRLLTSVAPPAGKAIAPPHGLPVWLKLLLLGIVAGFIFFIYQTMETNAMAPFGGSSDSMQTSGSEVRK; encoded by the exons ATGCCGGAATATCTGGAGGACCCGTCTGTTCTTACCAAAGATAAACTCAAGAGCGAGCTTTTGGCCAACAATGTTGCTCTCCCAACCGGGGACCAGCGAAAGGACGTTTATGTGCGTCTGTATCTGAAAAACTTGACCGTGCAGAACAACAAGATCCTATCTACAGACGCCTTCTCCAGCGACGAGGAGTTGCTTGTCCCGGTAGTGTCAAACAAAAGTCGCTCGGGCAGG AAAGCCACGAGGAAAACAGACAAGCCTCGGACAGAGGACCTGGATGTGACTGAGCTGACCAGTGAGGGCCTGAAGGATGAGTTGCTCAAGTATGGAATCCACGTAGGACCCATTGTGG CCTCAACCCGTAAGCTGTATGAGAGAAGGCTCCAGAAGCTGTTGGACCAGGGTCCTCCTGAGACCGTGGCTTTACCGGTGGTCATCACTCAGGTCGACAGCAACCACAACGGCAACTCTGACTCAGACCGCTACAGCGACAAGGAAGAAG AGGTGACTACAGAACCAGAGCCTGTCCCAGTCCCCGTGGTGGAGAGACCTGTCAGAAGCAGAGGGAAGACCCCAGTCACCACCAGGACCCGCAGCAGCCAGCACAACCGG GATCAGCGTAAGTCTAAAAATGACCTCGAACCTAAGTGGAaacagcagaaaaacacccccttCCTGTCCTCTGTGACCCCAGTGAGGGGGCAGGACAGTGTCTCCTCGAGTATCTCTAAGGAGCCATGG GTGGAGAAGATAGCAGCTGGTGAGCAGACACCCAACAGGGTGGATGAGAAGGATATTCTGAAGGAGATGTTCCCCTACGAGACCAACACTCCAACAGGAATCAA CGCCACCTGTCGACGTCCCATCCGAGGGGCAGCCGGCAGGCCCCTAAAGTCTGGTGACCTGTGGACAGATGAGACCCTCCTGCGCTCCTCTCACTCTTCCTACACAGAGAGCCGCACCGCCACCGTCCACAGAGTCCCCACCCTGCCCCCCTCTACCAGGCTGTTAACGTCAGTGGCACCCCCTGCTGGAAAGGCCATAGCACCACCCCATGGCCTGCCTGTCTGGCTGAAGCTGCTGCTCCTCGGCATTGTAGCTGGCTTCATATTCTTCATCTACCAGACCATGGAGACCAACGCTATGGCCCCCTTCGGAGGGTCCTCAGATTCCATGCAGACCAGTGGCAGTGAGGTCCGCAAGTGA
- the LOC139378752 gene encoding lamina-associated polypeptide 2, isoforms beta/gamma-like isoform X6, with the protein MPEYLEDPSVLTKDKLKSELLANNVALPTGDQRKDVYVRLYLKNLTVQNNKILSTDAFSSDEELLVPVVSNKSRSGRKATRKTDKPRTEDLDVTELTSEGLKDELLKYGIHVGPIVASTRKLYERRLQKLLDQGPPETVALPVVITQVDSNHNGNSDSDRYSDKEEEVTTEPEPVPVPVVERPVRSRGKTPVTTRTRSSQHNRDVSELSAGEGVLHPPREAKTKAPLLLEVLKEPKPILAEKPSSKSTPLLHGLAHAQSTRTIHQVVLTARAESPSPRLTQLCCEEGGGLPLTLTAKAPSRELNTLLNTALLEVCDISHVL; encoded by the exons ATGCCGGAATATCTGGAGGACCCGTCTGTTCTTACCAAAGATAAACTCAAGAGCGAGCTTTTGGCCAACAATGTTGCTCTCCCAACCGGGGACCAGCGAAAGGACGTTTATGTGCGTCTGTATCTGAAAAACTTGACCGTGCAGAACAACAAGATCCTATCTACAGACGCCTTCTCCAGCGACGAGGAGTTGCTTGTCCCGGTAGTGTCAAACAAAAGTCGCTCGGGCAGG AAAGCCACGAGGAAAACAGACAAGCCTCGGACAGAGGACCTGGATGTGACTGAGCTGACCAGTGAGGGCCTGAAGGATGAGTTGCTCAAGTATGGAATCCACGTAGGACCCATTGTGG CCTCAACCCGTAAGCTGTATGAGAGAAGGCTCCAGAAGCTGTTGGACCAGGGTCCTCCTGAGACCGTGGCTTTACCGGTGGTCATCACTCAGGTCGACAGCAACCACAACGGCAACTCTGACTCAGACCGCTACAGCGACAAGGAAGAAG AGGTGACTACAGAACCAGAGCCTGTCCCAGTCCCCGTGGTGGAGAGACCTGTCAGAAGCAGAGGGAAGACCCCAGTCACCACCAGGACCCGCAGCAGCCAGCACAACCGG GATGTCTCTGAGCTATCAGCTGGTGAGGGAGTTCTTCACCCTCCAAGAGAGGCAAAGACCAAGGCACCTCTGCTTCTG GAAGTCCTTAAGGAACCTAAGCCTATATTGGCAGAGAAGCCAAGCTCTAAGTCCACTCCCTTACTGCATGGCCTAGCCCATGCCCAGTCCACTAGGACTATCCATCAGGTTGTCCTAACAGCCAGGGCCGAGTCTCCATCACCCAGACTGACTCAG CTGTGCTGTGAGGAGGGTGGTGGTCTTCCTCTCACTCTGACTGCGAAAGCTCCCAGTCGTGAGCTAAACACCCTACTCAATACAGCTCTTTTAGAGGTTTGTGACATCTCTCACGTGCTATAG
- the LOC139378752 gene encoding lamina-associated polypeptide 2, isoforms beta/gamma-like isoform X7: MPEYLEDPSVLTKDKLKSELLANNVALPTGDQRKDVYVRLYLKNLTVQNNKILSTDAFSSDEELLVPVVSNKSRSGRKATRKTDKPRTEDLDVTELTSEGLKDELLKYGIHVGPIVASTRKLYERRLQKLLDQGPPETVALPVVITQVDSNHNGNSDSDRYSDKEEEVTTEPEPVPVPVVERPVRSRGKTPVTTRTRSSQHNREVLKEPKPILAEKPSSKSTPLLHGLAHAQSTRTIHQVVLTARAESPSPRLTQSVPDQAFPLNVNAAALWFPKAKPSGPPVKNPSHGVPEGHKLPVSREPPLPHSLADL, from the exons ATGCCGGAATATCTGGAGGACCCGTCTGTTCTTACCAAAGATAAACTCAAGAGCGAGCTTTTGGCCAACAATGTTGCTCTCCCAACCGGGGACCAGCGAAAGGACGTTTATGTGCGTCTGTATCTGAAAAACTTGACCGTGCAGAACAACAAGATCCTATCTACAGACGCCTTCTCCAGCGACGAGGAGTTGCTTGTCCCGGTAGTGTCAAACAAAAGTCGCTCGGGCAGG AAAGCCACGAGGAAAACAGACAAGCCTCGGACAGAGGACCTGGATGTGACTGAGCTGACCAGTGAGGGCCTGAAGGATGAGTTGCTCAAGTATGGAATCCACGTAGGACCCATTGTGG CCTCAACCCGTAAGCTGTATGAGAGAAGGCTCCAGAAGCTGTTGGACCAGGGTCCTCCTGAGACCGTGGCTTTACCGGTGGTCATCACTCAGGTCGACAGCAACCACAACGGCAACTCTGACTCAGACCGCTACAGCGACAAGGAAGAAG AGGTGACTACAGAACCAGAGCCTGTCCCAGTCCCCGTGGTGGAGAGACCTGTCAGAAGCAGAGGGAAGACCCCAGTCACCACCAGGACCCGCAGCAGCCAGCACAACCGG GAAGTCCTTAAGGAACCTAAGCCTATATTGGCAGAGAAGCCAAGCTCTAAGTCCACTCCCTTACTGCATGGCCTAGCCCATGCCCAGTCCACTAGGACTATCCATCAGGTTGTCCTAACAGCCAGGGCCGAGTCTCCATCACCCAGACTGACTCAG tctgtccctgaccAAGCCTTCCCCCTGAATGTAAATGCTGCTGCGCTCTGGTTCCCCAAAGCCAAACCCAGCGGGCCCCCAGTCAAGAACCCCAGCCACGGTGTCCCTGAGGGCCACAAACTCCCGGTGTCTAGAGAGCCcccactccctcactccctggCAGACCTGTAG
- the LOC139378752 gene encoding lamina-associated polypeptide 2, isoforms beta/gamma-like isoform X5, translated as MPEYLEDPSVLTKDKLKSELLANNVALPTGDQRKDVYVRLYLKNLTVQNNKILSTDAFSSDEELLVPVVSNKSRSGRKATRKTDKPRTEDLDVTELTSEGLKDELLKYGIHVGPIVASTRKLYERRLQKLLDQGPPETVALPVVITQVDSNHNGNSDSDRYSDKEEEVTTEPEPVPVPVVERPVRSRGKTPVTTRTRSSQHNRDVSELSAGEGVLHPPREAKTKAPLLLEVLKEPKPILAEKPSSKSTPLLHGLAHAQSTRTIHQVVLTARAESPSPRLTQSVPDQAFPLNVNAAALWFPKAKPSGPPVKNPSHGVPEGHKLPVSREPPLPHSLADL; from the exons ATGCCGGAATATCTGGAGGACCCGTCTGTTCTTACCAAAGATAAACTCAAGAGCGAGCTTTTGGCCAACAATGTTGCTCTCCCAACCGGGGACCAGCGAAAGGACGTTTATGTGCGTCTGTATCTGAAAAACTTGACCGTGCAGAACAACAAGATCCTATCTACAGACGCCTTCTCCAGCGACGAGGAGTTGCTTGTCCCGGTAGTGTCAAACAAAAGTCGCTCGGGCAGG AAAGCCACGAGGAAAACAGACAAGCCTCGGACAGAGGACCTGGATGTGACTGAGCTGACCAGTGAGGGCCTGAAGGATGAGTTGCTCAAGTATGGAATCCACGTAGGACCCATTGTGG CCTCAACCCGTAAGCTGTATGAGAGAAGGCTCCAGAAGCTGTTGGACCAGGGTCCTCCTGAGACCGTGGCTTTACCGGTGGTCATCACTCAGGTCGACAGCAACCACAACGGCAACTCTGACTCAGACCGCTACAGCGACAAGGAAGAAG AGGTGACTACAGAACCAGAGCCTGTCCCAGTCCCCGTGGTGGAGAGACCTGTCAGAAGCAGAGGGAAGACCCCAGTCACCACCAGGACCCGCAGCAGCCAGCACAACCGG GATGTCTCTGAGCTATCAGCTGGTGAGGGAGTTCTTCACCCTCCAAGAGAGGCAAAGACCAAGGCACCTCTGCTTCTG GAAGTCCTTAAGGAACCTAAGCCTATATTGGCAGAGAAGCCAAGCTCTAAGTCCACTCCCTTACTGCATGGCCTAGCCCATGCCCAGTCCACTAGGACTATCCATCAGGTTGTCCTAACAGCCAGGGCCGAGTCTCCATCACCCAGACTGACTCAG tctgtccctgaccAAGCCTTCCCCCTGAATGTAAATGCTGCTGCGCTCTGGTTCCCCAAAGCCAAACCCAGCGGGCCCCCAGTCAAGAACCCCAGCCACGGTGTCCCTGAGGGCCACAAACTCCCGGTGTCTAGAGAGCCcccactccctcactccctggCAGACCTGTAG
- the LOC139378752 gene encoding lamina-associated polypeptide 2-like isoform X2 encodes MPEYLEDPSVLTKDKLKSELLANNVALPTGDQRKDVYVRLYLKNLTVQNNKILSTDAFSSDEELLVPVVSNKSRSGRKATRKTDKPRTEDLDVTELTSEGLKDELLKYGIHVGPIVASTRKLYERRLQKLLDQGPPETVALPVVITQVDSNHNGNSDSDRYSDKEEEVTTEPEPVPVPVVERPVRSRGKTPVTTRTRSSQHNRDVSELSAGEGVLHPPREAKTKAPLLLEVLKEPKPILAEKPSSKSTPLLHGLAHAQSTRTIHQVVLTARAESPSPRLTQDQRKSKNDLEPKWKQQKNTPFLSSVTPVRGQDSVSSSISKEPWVEKIAAGEQTPNRVDEKDILKEMFPYETNTPTGINATCRRPIRGAAGRPLKSGDLWTDETLLRSSHSSYTESRTATVHRVPTLPPSTRLLTSVAPPAGKAIAPPHGLPVWLKLLLLGIVAGFIFFIYQTMETNAMAPFGGSSDSMQTSGSEVRK; translated from the exons ATGCCGGAATATCTGGAGGACCCGTCTGTTCTTACCAAAGATAAACTCAAGAGCGAGCTTTTGGCCAACAATGTTGCTCTCCCAACCGGGGACCAGCGAAAGGACGTTTATGTGCGTCTGTATCTGAAAAACTTGACCGTGCAGAACAACAAGATCCTATCTACAGACGCCTTCTCCAGCGACGAGGAGTTGCTTGTCCCGGTAGTGTCAAACAAAAGTCGCTCGGGCAGG AAAGCCACGAGGAAAACAGACAAGCCTCGGACAGAGGACCTGGATGTGACTGAGCTGACCAGTGAGGGCCTGAAGGATGAGTTGCTCAAGTATGGAATCCACGTAGGACCCATTGTGG CCTCAACCCGTAAGCTGTATGAGAGAAGGCTCCAGAAGCTGTTGGACCAGGGTCCTCCTGAGACCGTGGCTTTACCGGTGGTCATCACTCAGGTCGACAGCAACCACAACGGCAACTCTGACTCAGACCGCTACAGCGACAAGGAAGAAG AGGTGACTACAGAACCAGAGCCTGTCCCAGTCCCCGTGGTGGAGAGACCTGTCAGAAGCAGAGGGAAGACCCCAGTCACCACCAGGACCCGCAGCAGCCAGCACAACCGG GATGTCTCTGAGCTATCAGCTGGTGAGGGAGTTCTTCACCCTCCAAGAGAGGCAAAGACCAAGGCACCTCTGCTTCTG GAAGTCCTTAAGGAACCTAAGCCTATATTGGCAGAGAAGCCAAGCTCTAAGTCCACTCCCTTACTGCATGGCCTAGCCCATGCCCAGTCCACTAGGACTATCCATCAGGTTGTCCTAACAGCCAGGGCCGAGTCTCCATCACCCAGACTGACTCAG GATCAGCGTAAGTCTAAAAATGACCTCGAACCTAAGTGGAaacagcagaaaaacacccccttCCTGTCCTCTGTGACCCCAGTGAGGGGGCAGGACAGTGTCTCCTCGAGTATCTCTAAGGAGCCATGG GTGGAGAAGATAGCAGCTGGTGAGCAGACACCCAACAGGGTGGATGAGAAGGATATTCTGAAGGAGATGTTCCCCTACGAGACCAACACTCCAACAGGAATCAA CGCCACCTGTCGACGTCCCATCCGAGGGGCAGCCGGCAGGCCCCTAAAGTCTGGTGACCTGTGGACAGATGAGACCCTCCTGCGCTCCTCTCACTCTTCCTACACAGAGAGCCGCACCGCCACCGTCCACAGAGTCCCCACCCTGCCCCCCTCTACCAGGCTGTTAACGTCAGTGGCACCCCCTGCTGGAAAGGCCATAGCACCACCCCATGGCCTGCCTGTCTGGCTGAAGCTGCTGCTCCTCGGCATTGTAGCTGGCTTCATATTCTTCATCTACCAGACCATGGAGACCAACGCTATGGCCCCCTTCGGAGGGTCCTCAGATTCCATGCAGACCAGTGGCAGTGAGGTCCGCAAGTGA
- the LOC139378752 gene encoding lamina-associated polypeptide 2-like isoform X1, which produces MPEYLEDPSVLTKDKLKSELLANNVALPTGDQRKDVYVRLYLKNLTVQNNKILSTDAFSSDEELLVPVVSNKSRSGRKATRKTDKPRTEDLDVTELTSEGLKDELLKYGIHVGPIVASTRKLYERRLQKLLDQGPPETVALPVVITQVDSNHNGNSDSDRYSDKEEEVTTEPEPVPVPVVERPVRSRGKTPVTTRTRSSQHNRDVSELSAGEGVLHPPREAKTKAPLLLEVLKEPKPILAEKPSSKSTPLLHGLAHAQSTRTIHQVVLTARAESPSPRLTQQDQRKSKNDLEPKWKQQKNTPFLSSVTPVRGQDSVSSSISKEPWVEKIAAGEQTPNRVDEKDILKEMFPYETNTPTGINATCRRPIRGAAGRPLKSGDLWTDETLLRSSHSSYTESRTATVHRVPTLPPSTRLLTSVAPPAGKAIAPPHGLPVWLKLLLLGIVAGFIFFIYQTMETNAMAPFGGSSDSMQTSGSEVRK; this is translated from the exons ATGCCGGAATATCTGGAGGACCCGTCTGTTCTTACCAAAGATAAACTCAAGAGCGAGCTTTTGGCCAACAATGTTGCTCTCCCAACCGGGGACCAGCGAAAGGACGTTTATGTGCGTCTGTATCTGAAAAACTTGACCGTGCAGAACAACAAGATCCTATCTACAGACGCCTTCTCCAGCGACGAGGAGTTGCTTGTCCCGGTAGTGTCAAACAAAAGTCGCTCGGGCAGG AAAGCCACGAGGAAAACAGACAAGCCTCGGACAGAGGACCTGGATGTGACTGAGCTGACCAGTGAGGGCCTGAAGGATGAGTTGCTCAAGTATGGAATCCACGTAGGACCCATTGTGG CCTCAACCCGTAAGCTGTATGAGAGAAGGCTCCAGAAGCTGTTGGACCAGGGTCCTCCTGAGACCGTGGCTTTACCGGTGGTCATCACTCAGGTCGACAGCAACCACAACGGCAACTCTGACTCAGACCGCTACAGCGACAAGGAAGAAG AGGTGACTACAGAACCAGAGCCTGTCCCAGTCCCCGTGGTGGAGAGACCTGTCAGAAGCAGAGGGAAGACCCCAGTCACCACCAGGACCCGCAGCAGCCAGCACAACCGG GATGTCTCTGAGCTATCAGCTGGTGAGGGAGTTCTTCACCCTCCAAGAGAGGCAAAGACCAAGGCACCTCTGCTTCTG GAAGTCCTTAAGGAACCTAAGCCTATATTGGCAGAGAAGCCAAGCTCTAAGTCCACTCCCTTACTGCATGGCCTAGCCCATGCCCAGTCCACTAGGACTATCCATCAGGTTGTCCTAACAGCCAGGGCCGAGTCTCCATCACCCAGACTGACTCAG CAGGATCAGCGTAAGTCTAAAAATGACCTCGAACCTAAGTGGAaacagcagaaaaacacccccttCCTGTCCTCTGTGACCCCAGTGAGGGGGCAGGACAGTGTCTCCTCGAGTATCTCTAAGGAGCCATGG GTGGAGAAGATAGCAGCTGGTGAGCAGACACCCAACAGGGTGGATGAGAAGGATATTCTGAAGGAGATGTTCCCCTACGAGACCAACACTCCAACAGGAATCAA CGCCACCTGTCGACGTCCCATCCGAGGGGCAGCCGGCAGGCCCCTAAAGTCTGGTGACCTGTGGACAGATGAGACCCTCCTGCGCTCCTCTCACTCTTCCTACACAGAGAGCCGCACCGCCACCGTCCACAGAGTCCCCACCCTGCCCCCCTCTACCAGGCTGTTAACGTCAGTGGCACCCCCTGCTGGAAAGGCCATAGCACCACCCCATGGCCTGCCTGTCTGGCTGAAGCTGCTGCTCCTCGGCATTGTAGCTGGCTTCATATTCTTCATCTACCAGACCATGGAGACCAACGCTATGGCCCCCTTCGGAGGGTCCTCAGATTCCATGCAGACCAGTGGCAGTGAGGTCCGCAAGTGA